In Drosophila willistoni isolate 14030-0811.24 chromosome XR unlocalized genomic scaffold, UCI_dwil_1.1 Seg144, whole genome shotgun sequence, one DNA window encodes the following:
- the LOC6639322 gene encoding fibroin heavy chain, translated as MLLLLWLVLCALFGHFTQTVYAEIEYNTINDDGSYQYRHANDDIGGYYHSASGTPDNIVRGRYGSRSPASGQIEETVYTAGPRGFRANGPKIHRKMDLAQYPVRPRGSPDDPLADPFDDPSYSFSFRTADQSRSEENDSTNRIRGLYSYLDDVGERHSVRYAAGAGTGFEISNAVPDNPSNVGYSNPLYKAHPKTRGKMSVQRGPAGSYKLIAAGPDHRRAESRAPDGLVRGTYSFLDDKGVQRTVEYIAGAGIGYRVVQNRIGPGTHINPSVADFRLSDTDFRLANDFGRGAGGKLGTTGSGGAGVGVGVGGGSGGSSSSSGGGGGGRGRTGSTDYLKPGVAGGTPGASAGAGSGPGNGDDGESEIGIDGGNGLSSSSSGSVSPQRGKDDRRGYPAGGSNRGNTRYGSGGSAGGGSGGGVTSGASGGGSRTSGNRINASGTRNRNRFSNSGSGSVSSSRRGDSAERESSSSFGYLPPTAGGGGTGSASSGPGDNYHLNDDDVGSSLPPLVTANHRILEIDRDREWVQRHRDSTVIKNVGKWYVGLPPGQSVRAHVQNIDIVPLGGRVSLSPSEALRQDEINELNASREH; from the exons ATGTTGCTGCTACTGTGGCTTGTTCTATGCGCTCTATTTGGCCATTTCACTCAAACGGTTTATGCTGAAATCGAATATAATACCATTAACGATGATGGATCCTATCAATATCG ACATGCAAATGATGACATTGGCGGCTACTATCATAGCGCCTCTGGTACTCCCGACAACATAGTGCGAGGTCGTTATGGTTCGCGTAGTCCAGCGAGCGGCCAAATCGAAGAGACTGTCTATACGGCCGGACCACGTGG CTTTCGTGCGAATGGTCCGAAAATACATCGAAAAATGGATTTGGCCCAGTATCCGGTACGACCCAGAGGAAGTCCAGATGATCCGCTAGCCGATCCATTCGATGATCCCTCATATAGTTTTAGTTTTCGTACAGCCGATCAATCGAGAAGTGAAGAGAATGATTCCACAAATCGCATAAGAG GTCTCTATTCCTATTTGGATGATGTGGGTGAACGACATAGTGTACGCTATGCAGCTGGAGCTGGCACCGGATTTGAGATATCCAATGCAGTGCCCGATAATCCATCGAATGTTGGCTATTCGAATCCATTGTACAAGGCCCATCCCAAGACAAGGGGCAAGATGTCCGTTCAACGTGGTCCGGCGGGAAGTTATAAACTGATAGCCGCTGGTCCCGATCATCGTAGGGCTGAGAGTCGTGCTCCAGATGGTTTGGTTAGGGGCACCTATTCCTTTCTGGATGACAAGGGTGTTCAGAGGACGGTGGAGTATATAGCTGGTGCAGGCATAGGCTATAGAGTTGTCCAGAATCGCATAGGTCCGGGCACTCATATAAATCCTTCGGTGGCTGATTTTCGTTTGAGCGATACAGATTTTCGTTTGGCCAATGATTTTGGTAGGGGAGCAGGTGGTAAACTGGGTACGACAGGAAGCGGTGGAGCAGGAGTGGGCGTAGGAGTGGGTGGAGGCAGTGGAGGTAGTAGTTCTTCAAGTGGGGGTGGGGGTGGTGGCAGGGGACGCACTGGCTCAACGGATTACTTGAAACCAGGCGTTGCAGGTGGAACCCCAGGTGCTAGCGCAGGTGCAGGTTCAGGTCCAGGAAATGGTGATGACGGCGAATCGGAGATTGGGATTGATGGTGGTAATGGCCTAAGTAGCAGCTCCAGTGGTTCCGTTAGCCCACAACGAGGCAAAGATGATCGCAGAGGTTATCCAGCTGGCGGATCAAATCGTGGCAACACCAGATATGGGTCAGGGGGATCAGCAGGAGGTGGGAGCGGAGGTGGAGTTACCAGTGGTGCCTCAGGTGGTGGCAGTCGAACCTCAGGCAATAGAATCAATGCAAGCGGCACAAGAAATCGCAATAGATTTAGCAATTCCGGTTCTGGTTCCGTCTCATCCTCACGCCGTGGTGATTCAGCTGAAAGAGaatcttcatcatcatttgGCTATCTACCACCCACAGCTGGAGGTGGTGGGACCGGCAGTGCTTCAAGTGGTCCCGGTGACAATTACCATctcaatgatgatgatgttggcAGTTCACTGCCTCCATTGGTCACTGCAAATCATCGTATATTGGAAATCGATCGGGATCGCGAATGGGTGCAACGACATCGCGATTCCACGGTCATTAAAAATGTGGGTAAATGGTATGTGGGTCTGCCGCCGGGTCAGAGTGTAAGGGCTCATGTCCAGAATATTGACATTGTGCCGCTGGGCGGACGTGTCTCTCTGTCACCATCCGAAGCCCTGAGGCAAGATGAGATCAACGAGCTAAATGCCTCCAGAGAGCATTAA
- the LOC6639321 gene encoding uncharacterized protein LOC6639321: MKITQLWKILQIFCVFITSINALGYIIRYEKKKARCLNPPRTARRVESVIGDCQDEVKNKLVNEAYEILKEQVSHSQPPIDVNDDKVEFIESLEWPPIHGETTIELDESQPSPASPAPSPPSNGSEYEYIIFDEPEPHRRMARLMRNIKRLDIAKAGIYHPTLVPLEDKRIAGCLLHCVYAKNNAIDKFGWPTLDGLVDFYSEGVHEHGFFMATLRSVNLCLRAMTNKYHVNRKRLPQKGESCDLAFDVFDCISDQITGYCLYQYSRY, from the exons ATGAAAATTACACAACTTTggaaaattttgcaaattttctgTGTGTTCATCACATCGATCAATGCTCTGGGCTATATAATACGCtatgaaaagaaaaaggcTCGATGTCTAAATCCACCACGAACGGCCAGAAGGGTGGAATCAGTGATTGGCGATTGTCAAGATGAGGTCAAAAATAAACTGGTTAACG AGGCCTATGAAATTCTCAAGGAGCAGGTCTCCCATAGTCAGCCTCCGATAGATGTCAATGATGATAAAGTTGAGTTTATAGAGTCTCTGGAATGGCCACCGATACATGGTGAAACAACTATAGAACTGGATGAGTCACAGCCTTCACCTGCATCTCCTGCCCCATCGCCTCCCAGTAATGGCAGTGAGTATGAGTATATAATCTTTGATGAGCCCGAACCACATAGACGTATGGCTCGACTAATGAGAAATATTAAACGTTTGGATATAGCCAAAGCGGGTATATATCATCCCACTTTGGTACCATTAGAAGATAAACGTATAGCTGGG TGCCTGCTGCACTGTGTCTACGCTAAGAATAACGCCATCGACAAATTTGGATGGCCGACACTGGATGGCCTGGTGGACTTTTATTCAGAGGGTGTCCACGAGCATGGATTTTTTATGGCCACGCTGAGATCGGTTAATCTCTGTCTGCGTGCCATGACGAACAAGTATCATGTGAATCGCAAACGATTGCCACAAAAAGGTGAAAGCTGTGATTTGGCCTTCGATGTGTTTGATTGTATATCGGATCAAATAACAGGATATTGCCTCTATCAATACAGCCGGTATTAA
- the LOC6639320 gene encoding heat shock 70 kDa protein 4 isoform X2: protein MSVIGIDFGNEGCYVAAARSGGIETLANDYSLRATPSFVAFDGKKRIIGVAAKNQQVTNMKNTVGGFKRLLGRKFNDPHVQHELSSIPARVEARQDGSIGIKVNYLHEDQHFSPEQLTAMLFTKLKETSASAMQTQVNDCVIACPVFFTNAERRALLDAASIAGLNVLRLMNETTATALAYGFYKNDLFEEESRNVIFIDFGHSALQASVCVFTKGKLKMLASTWDQIGGRDFDLALAEHFTKEFQERYKINAKTNARANLRLLTEIEKLKKQMSANSTKLPLNIECFLDDIDVTSSMQRSQMEELCAPVLQRVEQTFKRLLAESKLQLDDIHSVEIVGGSTRIPAVKQLIEQVFNKPASTTLNQDEAVSRGAALQCAIMSPAVRVRDFGVTDIQNFAVKVLWDGEGAAGPGEIEIFPQFHASPFSRLLTINRKAPFNVSIVYGQPVPYPDQTIGVWKIKDVKPTERGEGQEVKLKVRINYNGIVLISSATLLEKKELEEAAAAAAADQATAGAAPSVGEEKSGEQQAAGGNKTGEPAADGQQEGTDKKKKTAKSTELPLEVITHGFSPIDLDNYTQQEHKMIGNDQKETERIDAKNALEEFVYDMRNKLQGGPLERFVVENVRSNIVAQLNDLENWLYEDGEDCEREIYTSRLQSLQQQTDPIKARAHDYELCPAVFEELKASVAHARQAVNEFRKGVPKYDHLTETEFINISEMADKTQKWLDDNLSKFTQTPRTSDSPVQVAAVRQEVQLLNACVNSVINRAKPKPPPTATPKTTTTPPKDGSAADANAEQNGGEPTSAGDNKMDVDNNGQSAEPNSSGMDVE, encoded by the exons ATGTCTGTGATTGGCATCGATTTTGGTAACGAAGGCTGCTATGTTGCGGCTGCCCGTTCCGGTGGCATTGAGACGCTAGCAAACGATTACAGTTTGCGGGCCACGCC CTCCTTTGTGGCCTTTGATGGAAAGAAACGGATCATTGGCGTTGCCGCCAAAAATCAACAGGTGACAAATATGAAAAACACAGTTGGCGGTTTCAAGCGTTTGCTGGGACGTAAATTCAATGATCCACATGTCCAGCATGAACTATCGAGCATTCCAGCGCGCGTCGAGGCGCGCCAAGATGGCAGCATTGGGATTAAGGTTAACTATTTGCATGAGGATCAACATTTTAGCCCCGAACAGTTGACAGCGATGCTGTTCACCAAACTAAAGGAGACATCGGCTTCGGCGATGCAAACGCAGGTGAATGACTGTGTCATTGCTTGCCCCGTATTCTTTACGAATGCCGAGCGTCGTGCTTTATTGGATGCTGCTTCAATTGCCGGATTGAATGTCCTTCGCTTGATGAATGAGACAACGGCGACAGCTTTGGCCTATGGTTTCTATAAGAACGATTTGTTTGAGGAAGAGTCACGTAATGTTATATTTATCGATTTTGGCCATTCAGCACTGCAGGCCAGTGTCTGCGTTTTTACCAAgggtaaattaaaaatgttggCCAGCACTTGGGATCAGATTGGTGGTCGTGATTTTGATTTGGCTTTGGCTGAACATTTTACCAAGGAGTTCCAGGAGCGTTATAAGATCAATGCCAAAACAAATGCACGTGCCAATTTACGTCTGCTGACGGAAATTGAGAAACTGAAAAAGCAAATGTCCGCAAATAGCACCAAATTGCCCTTGAATATTGAATGCTTTTTGGATGATATCGATGTCACTTCGTCGATGCAACGTTCCCAAATGGAAGAGCTCTGTGCCCCAGTATTGCAACGTGTTGAACAGACTTTTAAGCGTTTGCTAGCTGAATCGAAATTGCAATTGGATGATATACACTCGGTGGAAATTGTCGGCGGAAGTACACGTATTCCTGCCGTTAAGCAACTGATTGAGCAG GTCTTTAATAAACCGGCTAGCACTACGCTAAATCAAGATGAGGCTGTATCTCGTGGCGCTGCTTTACAATGCGCCATTATGTCACCGGCTGTGCGTGTCCGTGACTTTGGTGTCACTGACATACAAAACTTTGCGGTGAAAGTCCTTTGGGACGGTGAGGGTGCCGCTGGTCCCGGGGAGATTGAGATTTTCCCACAGTTCCATGCATCGCCGTTTAGCCGTCTGCTTACCATCAATCGCAAGGCACCATTCAATGTATCGATTGTCTACGGCCAACCAGTGCCATATCCAGATCAAACAATTGGCGTATGGAAAATCAAAGATGTCAAGCCCACGGAACGTGGTGAGGGTCAAGAGGTTAAGCTGAAAGTTCGCATCAATTACAATGGAATTGTATTGATCTCCTCTGCCACACTGCTGGAAAAGAAGGAGCTGGAagaagctgctgctgcggccGCAGCTGATCAGGCTACTGCTGGAGCTGCACCAAGCGTCGGCGAGGAAAAGTCAGGCGAACAGCAGGCAGCTGGTGGCAATAAAACTGGTGAACCGGCAGCTGATGGCCAACAGGAG GGCACCGATAAGAAAAAGAAGACAGCAAAATCAACTGAACTGCCTTTGGAGGTGATTACGCATGGCTTCAGTCCAATTGACTTGGATAACTATACACAGCAGGAACATAAAATGATTGGCAATGATCAGAAGGAAACTGAACGCATTGATGCCAAGAATGCATTGGAGGAGTTTGTCTATGATATGCGCAACAAATTGCAG GGCGGTCCATTAGAACGTTTTGTTGTGGAGAACGTGCGCTCAAATATTGTAGCACAGCTGAATGATCTCGAGAACTGGTTATACGAGGACGGGGAGGATTGTGAACGTGAGATTTATACCAGTCGTTTGCAGTCACTGCAACAGCAGACTGATCCCATTAAGGCTCGTGCCCACGACTATGAACTGTGCCCGGCCGTATTTGAGGAGTTAAAGGCCAGCGTTGCCCATGCCCGTCAAGCAGTCAATGAATTCCGCAAGGGTGTCCCGAAATATGATCATTTGACGGAAACTGAATTCATCAATATATCGGAAATGGCCGATAAGACACAGAAATGGCTTGATGACAATCTATCCAAGTTTACGCAAACACCACGCACTTCTGACAGTCCCGTCCAAGTGGCTGCTGTCCGTCAAGAGGTCCAATTACTGAACGCCTGCGTCAATTCTGTTATTAACCGTGCGAAACCTAAGCCACCACCGACTGCTACACCGAAAACAACGACAACACCGCCCAAGGATGGATCAGCAGCCGATGCGAATGCCGAACAGAATGGCGGTGAGCCGACATCAGCTGGTGATAATAAAATGGATGTCGATAACAATGGCCAGAGTGCGGAACCTAATTCCTCGGGCATGGATGTCGAGTGA
- the LOC6639320 gene encoding heat shock 70 kDa protein 4 isoform X1 has protein sequence MSVIGIDFGNEGCYVAAARSGGIETLANDYSLRATPSFVAFDGKKRIIGVAAKNQQVTNMKNTVGGFKRLLGRKFNDPHVQHELSSIPARVEARQDGSIGIKVNYLHEDQHFSPEQLTAMLFTKLKETSASAMQTQVNDCVIACPVFFTNAERRALLDAASIAGLNVLRLMNETTATALAYGFYKNDLFEEESRNVIFIDFGHSALQASVCVFTKGKLKMLASTWDQIGGRDFDLALAEHFTKEFQERYKINAKTNARANLRLLTEIEKLKKQMSANSTKLPLNIECFLDDIDVTSSMQRSQMEELCAPVLQRVEQTFKRLLAESKLQLDDIHSVEIVGGSTRIPAVKQLIEQVFNKPASTTLNQDEAVSRGAALQCAIMSPAVRVRDFGVTDIQNFAVKVLWDGEGAAGPGEIEIFPQFHASPFSRLLTINRKAPFNVSIVYGQPVPYPDQTIGVWKIKDVKPTERGEGQEVKLKVRINYNGIVLISSATLLEKKELEEAAAAAAADQATAGAAPSVGEEKSGEQQAAGGNKTGEPAADGQQEAYCENEDDNYTSTASSPGGQGWAQRVKGWFSSGTDKKKKTAKSTELPLEVITHGFSPIDLDNYTQQEHKMIGNDQKETERIDAKNALEEFVYDMRNKLQGGPLERFVVENVRSNIVAQLNDLENWLYEDGEDCEREIYTSRLQSLQQQTDPIKARAHDYELCPAVFEELKASVAHARQAVNEFRKGVPKYDHLTETEFINISEMADKTQKWLDDNLSKFTQTPRTSDSPVQVAAVRQEVQLLNACVNSVINRAKPKPPPTATPKTTTTPPKDGSAADANAEQNGGEPTSAGDNKMDVDNNGQSAEPNSSGMDVE, from the exons ATGTCTGTGATTGGCATCGATTTTGGTAACGAAGGCTGCTATGTTGCGGCTGCCCGTTCCGGTGGCATTGAGACGCTAGCAAACGATTACAGTTTGCGGGCCACGCC CTCCTTTGTGGCCTTTGATGGAAAGAAACGGATCATTGGCGTTGCCGCCAAAAATCAACAGGTGACAAATATGAAAAACACAGTTGGCGGTTTCAAGCGTTTGCTGGGACGTAAATTCAATGATCCACATGTCCAGCATGAACTATCGAGCATTCCAGCGCGCGTCGAGGCGCGCCAAGATGGCAGCATTGGGATTAAGGTTAACTATTTGCATGAGGATCAACATTTTAGCCCCGAACAGTTGACAGCGATGCTGTTCACCAAACTAAAGGAGACATCGGCTTCGGCGATGCAAACGCAGGTGAATGACTGTGTCATTGCTTGCCCCGTATTCTTTACGAATGCCGAGCGTCGTGCTTTATTGGATGCTGCTTCAATTGCCGGATTGAATGTCCTTCGCTTGATGAATGAGACAACGGCGACAGCTTTGGCCTATGGTTTCTATAAGAACGATTTGTTTGAGGAAGAGTCACGTAATGTTATATTTATCGATTTTGGCCATTCAGCACTGCAGGCCAGTGTCTGCGTTTTTACCAAgggtaaattaaaaatgttggCCAGCACTTGGGATCAGATTGGTGGTCGTGATTTTGATTTGGCTTTGGCTGAACATTTTACCAAGGAGTTCCAGGAGCGTTATAAGATCAATGCCAAAACAAATGCACGTGCCAATTTACGTCTGCTGACGGAAATTGAGAAACTGAAAAAGCAAATGTCCGCAAATAGCACCAAATTGCCCTTGAATATTGAATGCTTTTTGGATGATATCGATGTCACTTCGTCGATGCAACGTTCCCAAATGGAAGAGCTCTGTGCCCCAGTATTGCAACGTGTTGAACAGACTTTTAAGCGTTTGCTAGCTGAATCGAAATTGCAATTGGATGATATACACTCGGTGGAAATTGTCGGCGGAAGTACACGTATTCCTGCCGTTAAGCAACTGATTGAGCAG GTCTTTAATAAACCGGCTAGCACTACGCTAAATCAAGATGAGGCTGTATCTCGTGGCGCTGCTTTACAATGCGCCATTATGTCACCGGCTGTGCGTGTCCGTGACTTTGGTGTCACTGACATACAAAACTTTGCGGTGAAAGTCCTTTGGGACGGTGAGGGTGCCGCTGGTCCCGGGGAGATTGAGATTTTCCCACAGTTCCATGCATCGCCGTTTAGCCGTCTGCTTACCATCAATCGCAAGGCACCATTCAATGTATCGATTGTCTACGGCCAACCAGTGCCATATCCAGATCAAACAATTGGCGTATGGAAAATCAAAGATGTCAAGCCCACGGAACGTGGTGAGGGTCAAGAGGTTAAGCTGAAAGTTCGCATCAATTACAATGGAATTGTATTGATCTCCTCTGCCACACTGCTGGAAAAGAAGGAGCTGGAagaagctgctgctgcggccGCAGCTGATCAGGCTACTGCTGGAGCTGCACCAAGCGTCGGCGAGGAAAAGTCAGGCGAACAGCAGGCAGCTGGTGGCAATAAAACTGGTGAACCGGCAGCTGATGGCCAACAGGAG GCATATTGTGAGAATGAGGATGATAATTATACATCAACAGCGTCATCACCTGGCGGACAAGGGTGGGCACAGCGGGTCAAGGGCTGGTTTAGTTCG GGCACCGATAAGAAAAAGAAGACAGCAAAATCAACTGAACTGCCTTTGGAGGTGATTACGCATGGCTTCAGTCCAATTGACTTGGATAACTATACACAGCAGGAACATAAAATGATTGGCAATGATCAGAAGGAAACTGAACGCATTGATGCCAAGAATGCATTGGAGGAGTTTGTCTATGATATGCGCAACAAATTGCAG GGCGGTCCATTAGAACGTTTTGTTGTGGAGAACGTGCGCTCAAATATTGTAGCACAGCTGAATGATCTCGAGAACTGGTTATACGAGGACGGGGAGGATTGTGAACGTGAGATTTATACCAGTCGTTTGCAGTCACTGCAACAGCAGACTGATCCCATTAAGGCTCGTGCCCACGACTATGAACTGTGCCCGGCCGTATTTGAGGAGTTAAAGGCCAGCGTTGCCCATGCCCGTCAAGCAGTCAATGAATTCCGCAAGGGTGTCCCGAAATATGATCATTTGACGGAAACTGAATTCATCAATATATCGGAAATGGCCGATAAGACACAGAAATGGCTTGATGACAATCTATCCAAGTTTACGCAAACACCACGCACTTCTGACAGTCCCGTCCAAGTGGCTGCTGTCCGTCAAGAGGTCCAATTACTGAACGCCTGCGTCAATTCTGTTATTAACCGTGCGAAACCTAAGCCACCACCGACTGCTACACCGAAAACAACGACAACACCGCCCAAGGATGGATCAGCAGCCGATGCGAATGCCGAACAGAATGGCGGTGAGCCGACATCAGCTGGTGATAATAAAATGGATGTCGATAACAATGGCCAGAGTGCGGAACCTAATTCCTCGGGCATGGATGTCGAGTGA